A genome region from Chloroflexia bacterium SDU3-3 includes the following:
- a CDS encoding VOC family protein → MKIGFQLYLRDSAKAVALYQRAFGATLGHHVYSPDGTFMHAELYVDGTLLLAVSEANNTHAQQDMARYSATTYPAMNFCVTLESEQAVRHAYAALAEGANILYPLGPLPWSACCANVVDRFGVFWYLTV, encoded by the coding sequence ATGAAAATCGGCTTCCAGCTCTACCTGCGCGATAGCGCCAAGGCGGTGGCGCTCTACCAGCGGGCCTTCGGCGCGACGCTGGGCCACCACGTCTACAGCCCGGACGGCACATTCATGCACGCCGAGCTGTACGTCGATGGTACACTGCTGCTGGCTGTGAGCGAGGCCAACAACACCCATGCCCAGCAGGACATGGCGCGCTACTCTGCGACCACCTACCCGGCGATGAACTTCTGCGTGACGCTGGAGAGCGAGCAGGCCGTCAGGCATGCCTACGCGGCGCTGGCCGAGGGTGCCAACATCCTCTACCCGCTGGGGCCGCTGCCATGGAGCGCGTGCTGCGCCAATGTGGTCGACCGCTTCGGGGTGTTCTGGTACCTGACGGTGTAG
- a CDS encoding alpha/beta hydrolase, whose amino-acid sequence MTQAQRSTYLQDGIEWVHVKPATPKFARPLLFQHGMWHGAWCWDYWQQLFAEWGWESYAISLPGHGGAPRQRPARWCTLGYYLGFLASAIERLPTPPILFAHSMGGALAQWYLKYHGDLPAAVMVAPWPSHMLLPAFWGALRRDPLGGLINQITLTSNGSIRTPASAASLLITKGARYTPEELHRQLSPESGIILYQHNPPFWSPPRQVHTPMLWCAGADDAVIPEPMERRSAAHYGAEYLRIPSAGHNLMMEHNALETAQSIQAWLAERDWSAD is encoded by the coding sequence ATGACCCAAGCACAGCGATCAACCTATCTTCAAGACGGCATTGAGTGGGTGCATGTGAAGCCCGCCACGCCAAAGTTCGCCCGCCCGCTCCTCTTCCAGCACGGCATGTGGCACGGTGCGTGGTGCTGGGACTACTGGCAGCAGCTCTTCGCCGAGTGGGGCTGGGAATCGTACGCCATCAGCCTGCCGGGGCACGGCGGCGCGCCCCGCCAGCGGCCAGCGCGCTGGTGCACGCTGGGCTACTACCTGGGCTTCCTGGCCAGCGCCATCGAGCGGCTGCCAACACCGCCGATCCTGTTCGCGCACAGCATGGGCGGGGCGCTGGCGCAGTGGTATCTCAAATACCATGGCGACCTGCCTGCTGCGGTGATGGTGGCCCCGTGGCCATCGCATATGCTGCTTCCGGCCTTCTGGGGGGCGCTCAGGCGCGACCCGCTCGGCGGGCTGATCAACCAGATCACGCTCACATCCAACGGCAGCATCCGCACCCCGGCCAGCGCGGCCTCGCTGCTGATCACCAAGGGCGCACGCTACACCCCCGAGGAGCTACACCGCCAGCTCAGCCCCGAGTCGGGCATCATCCTCTACCAGCACAACCCGCCGTTCTGGTCGCCGCCGCGCCAGGTGCACACGCCCATGCTGTGGTGCGCTGGCGCAGACGATGCGGTCATCCCCGAGCCGATGGAGCGGCGCTCTGCCGCGCACTATGGCGCGGAGTACCTGCGCATCCCCAGCGCCGGCCACAACCTGATGATGGAGCACAACGCCCTGGAGACGGCCCAGAGCATCCAGGCGTGGCTCGCCGAGCGTGATTGGTCAGCCGACTAA
- a CDS encoding helicase has product MIATMRLAAILPQGQGALNTIGVQLAQRRVRLDCSDVPELDPAQLEFLLAAIPADWDFLELDEVIDTQTLSPGLAAQLLSWVHRRAGRALPATPLPPSPPTQPPHPAPPVAILRERLEQLVIADLLGPSGGPEEIIDERTVRGRYMVGILAPRSQSRLPEEHDEDAPAEDGGEDGQPEAAPSKASTAAMLPSSIGMTFTIDEQASAIQVAASWGRYERASIEEDRFRNKDGSYRRVWRRVPMAGRSGRIPLREGKIETWTPHPDAPQVVVEGRMRRRGGNWIVTLFLVNGQDEPAKQKDSAWVFQPELRVAAPDGAAIFQRRQTPPAPSDAAERQEERQMAMRYRNYVEFAVGHGVSVDAQLAEGAVDRATAVWTSVVPAYEVPQTTPPTAKDIPALATLTLDMQALADLPNGAFSAHLAPLADAYEAWIAQQDQRRHFPTSDLANYTAEAAAALRDCRTALERIRAGIALLDSNPQAADAFRFANRAMALQRTRTRYAAERRRGSTAEVASFDTPDTHSWRAFQLGFILINLPGLTDPTHPDRATPQGAQANPADALADLLWFPTGGGKTEAYLGLTAYTLGIRRLQGVVAGRSGLSGVAVLMRYTLRLLTLQQFQRAAALICACEVIRREAPSRWGDEPFRVGLWVGQRSTPNSIEQAEEAVKELKKSGRASGSTPHQLTHCPWCGEAIVAGRDLVVESAKQGRARVLTYCGSLLDQCAFNQRSAPGEGLPVMVVDEEIYHRLPSLLIATVDKFAQMPWNGRTAALFGHVSGHCERHGYLTPDMEHAEQRHPPVRGGLPAALVREAAPLRPPDLIIQDELHLISGPLGTLVGLYETAIDHLASWEVGGMRVRPKVIASTATIRRAAQQVHSLFLRRVQVFPPQGLDAGDTFFSMQRAPSPETPGRRYLGICAPGIRHKTALIQAYVAFLASAQQIAEQAEAAEADPWMTLVGYFNALRELAAMRRAVDDSVSTRLRRMEQRGLTKRFLNPWSVRELTSRMSAADIPDVLNLLELPFTAAPKAGKPTRAAAEGRPIDVLLATNMISVGVDVERLGLMVVAGQPKSTAEYIQATSRVGRQRPGLVATIYNWTRPRDMSHYERFKHYHATFYQYVEALSVTPFSARALDRGLSAVLVAMARLGEPRYNPNGGAGLLDATHPAVAAAQQALATRAAHIVDTPAGDQVQAAAATRIDQWLDRITRSRGARLGYKQQGKEEVALLGKPGGDWNLFTCLMSLRDVEPTVNLILDDGGMDRLDEQAWTFSASDDPAPADEEDA; this is encoded by the coding sequence ATGATCGCCACCATGAGGCTCGCCGCCATCCTCCCGCAGGGCCAGGGCGCGCTCAACACCATCGGCGTGCAGCTGGCCCAGCGCCGCGTGCGGCTGGACTGCAGCGATGTGCCGGAGCTTGACCCGGCCCAGCTCGAATTTCTGCTGGCCGCCATCCCCGCCGACTGGGACTTTCTCGAACTCGATGAGGTGATCGATACCCAAACGCTTAGCCCTGGGCTGGCCGCGCAGCTCTTGTCCTGGGTGCACCGCCGCGCCGGTCGCGCCCTGCCCGCAACGCCCCTGCCGCCCAGCCCGCCCACCCAGCCGCCCCACCCAGCCCCGCCCGTCGCCATCCTGCGCGAGCGCCTAGAGCAGCTGGTGATCGCCGACCTGCTCGGCCCCAGCGGCGGCCCCGAGGAGATCATCGACGAGCGCACGGTGCGCGGGCGCTACATGGTGGGCATCCTAGCCCCGCGCAGCCAGAGCCGCCTGCCCGAGGAGCACGATGAGGATGCCCCCGCCGAGGACGGCGGCGAGGACGGACAGCCCGAGGCCGCGCCATCCAAGGCCAGCACCGCCGCCATGCTGCCCTCCTCCATCGGCATGACCTTCACCATCGACGAGCAGGCCAGCGCCATCCAGGTAGCGGCCAGCTGGGGCCGCTACGAGCGCGCCAGCATCGAGGAGGATCGCTTCCGCAACAAGGACGGCAGCTACCGGCGCGTCTGGCGGCGCGTGCCCATGGCAGGCCGCTCGGGGCGCATCCCGCTGCGCGAGGGCAAGATCGAGACATGGACGCCGCACCCCGACGCGCCGCAGGTGGTAGTCGAGGGCCGCATGCGCCGCCGTGGCGGAAACTGGATCGTCACGCTGTTCCTGGTGAACGGGCAGGATGAGCCAGCCAAGCAGAAAGATAGCGCCTGGGTATTTCAGCCCGAGCTGCGCGTGGCCGCCCCCGATGGCGCGGCCATCTTCCAGCGCCGCCAGACGCCGCCCGCCCCCAGCGACGCGGCGGAGCGCCAGGAGGAGCGCCAGATGGCCATGCGCTACCGCAACTATGTCGAGTTCGCCGTTGGGCATGGTGTCTCGGTCGACGCCCAGCTGGCCGAGGGCGCGGTCGACCGCGCCACCGCCGTGTGGACCAGCGTGGTGCCCGCCTACGAGGTGCCGCAGACCACCCCGCCCACCGCCAAGGACATCCCTGCGCTGGCCACGCTCACGCTCGACATGCAGGCCCTGGCCGATCTGCCCAACGGCGCGTTCAGCGCCCACCTCGCGCCCCTGGCCGACGCCTACGAGGCCTGGATCGCGCAGCAGGATCAGCGGCGGCACTTTCCCACATCCGACCTCGCAAACTACACCGCTGAAGCGGCGGCAGCCCTACGCGACTGCCGCACCGCGCTGGAGCGCATCCGGGCGGGCATCGCGCTGCTGGATAGCAACCCCCAGGCCGCCGACGCCTTCCGCTTCGCCAACCGCGCCATGGCGCTCCAGCGCACCCGCACGCGCTACGCCGCCGAGCGGCGGCGCGGCAGCACCGCCGAGGTGGCCAGCTTCGATACGCCCGACACCCACTCGTGGCGCGCCTTCCAGCTCGGCTTCATCCTGATCAACCTGCCCGGACTCACCGACCCCACCCACCCCGACCGCGCCACCCCGCAGGGCGCGCAAGCCAACCCCGCCGACGCCCTGGCCGACCTGCTGTGGTTCCCCACCGGCGGCGGCAAGACCGAGGCCTACCTGGGCCTGACCGCCTACACGCTGGGCATCCGCCGCCTGCAGGGCGTGGTGGCCGGGCGCAGCGGCCTGAGCGGCGTGGCTGTGCTGATGCGCTACACGCTGCGCCTGCTCACGCTCCAGCAGTTCCAGCGCGCCGCCGCCCTGATCTGCGCCTGCGAGGTCATCCGCCGCGAGGCCCCCAGCCGCTGGGGCGACGAGCCGTTCCGCGTGGGGCTGTGGGTCGGCCAGCGCTCCACGCCCAACAGCATCGAGCAGGCCGAGGAGGCGGTGAAAGAGCTGAAGAAGAGCGGGCGGGCCAGCGGCAGCACGCCCCACCAGCTCACCCACTGCCCGTGGTGCGGCGAGGCCATCGTGGCCGGGCGCGACCTAGTGGTGGAATCGGCCAAGCAGGGCCGCGCCCGCGTGCTGACCTACTGCGGCAGCCTGCTCGACCAGTGCGCCTTCAACCAGCGCAGCGCCCCGGGCGAGGGCCTGCCGGTGATGGTGGTGGATGAGGAGATCTACCACCGCCTGCCATCGCTGCTGATCGCCACGGTCGACAAGTTCGCCCAGATGCCCTGGAACGGGCGCACCGCCGCGCTGTTCGGCCACGTGAGCGGCCACTGCGAGCGCCACGGCTACCTCACCCCCGACATGGAGCACGCCGAGCAGCGCCACCCGCCCGTGCGCGGCGGCCTGCCCGCCGCCCTGGTGCGCGAGGCCGCCCCGCTGCGCCCGCCGGACCTGATCATCCAGGACGAGCTGCACCTGATCAGCGGGCCGCTGGGCACCCTGGTGGGCCTCTACGAGACCGCCATCGACCACCTGGCGAGCTGGGAGGTGGGCGGCATGCGCGTGCGGCCCAAGGTCATCGCCTCCACCGCCACCATCCGCCGCGCCGCCCAGCAGGTGCACAGCCTGTTCCTGCGCCGCGTGCAGGTCTTCCCGCCGCAGGGGCTGGATGCGGGCGACACCTTCTTCTCGATGCAGCGAGCCCCCAGCCCCGAGACGCCCGGGCGGCGCTACCTGGGCATCTGCGCCCCCGGCATCCGCCACAAGACCGCGCTCATCCAGGCCTACGTGGCCTTCCTTGCCTCGGCCCAGCAGATCGCCGAGCAGGCCGAGGCCGCCGAGGCCGACCCGTGGATGACGCTGGTGGGCTACTTCAACGCCCTGCGCGAGCTGGCCGCCATGCGCCGCGCCGTGGATGACAGCGTGAGCACTCGCCTGCGCCGCATGGAGCAGCGCGGCCTCACCAAGCGCTTCCTCAACCCCTGGAGCGTGCGCGAGCTGACCTCGCGCATGAGCGCCGCCGACATCCCCGACGTGCTCAACCTGCTGGAGCTGCCCTTCACCGCCGCGCCCAAGGCGGGCAAGCCCACCCGCGCCGCCGCCGAGGGCAGGCCCATCGACGTGCTGCTGGCCACCAACATGATCTCGGTGGGCGTGGATGTCGAGCGGCTGGGCCTGATGGTGGTGGCCGGGCAGCCCAAGTCGACCGCCGAGTATATCCAGGCCACCAGCCGCGTCGGGCGGCAGCGCCCCGGCCTGGTGGCTACCATCTACAACTGGACGCGCCCGCGCGACATGAGCCACTACGAGCGCTTTAAGCACTACCACGCCACCTTCTACCAGTACGTCGAGGCCCTGTCGGTCACGCCCTTCTCCGCCCGCGCGCTCGACCGGGGCCTGTCGGCGGTGCTGGTGGCTATGGCGCGGCTGGGCGAGCCGCGCTACAATCCCAACGGCGGCGCGGGGCTGCTGGATGCCACACACCCCGCCGTCGCCGCCGCCCAGCAGGCGCTGGCCACGCGGGCCGCCCATATCGTGGACACGCCCGCCGGCGACCAGGTGCAGGCCGCTGCCGCCACCCGCATCGACCAGTGGCTCGACCGCATCACCCGCAGCCGGGGCGCGCGGCTCGGCTACAAGCAGCAGGGAAAAGAGGAAGTTGCCTTGCTCGGCAAGCCTGGTGGCGACTGGAATCTCTTTACCTGCCTGATGTCGCTGCGCGATGTCGAGCCGACGGTCAATCTCATTCTTGACGATGGGGGAATGGATAGATTAGATGAGCAGGCCTGGACCTTCAGCGCCAGCGACGACCCCGCCCCCGCCGATGAGGAGGACGCCTAA
- a CDS encoding DUF479 domain-containing protein — protein sequence MNYLAHLLLSPDDDLVRLGNLSGDFLRGVDEAALPAALRRGLALHREIDRFTDAHPVVAASRARVRPPHPRFAGVRVDVFYDHLLACRWEEYAPVPLAAFTRAAEATLAQHHALLPPALQQIAPAMATEGWLGSYQTMAGVERALGRIQARMRRPADLAAAAHELRDQRAAFERDFQRFFPALQRHMAQRWAQGGATSGETCHI from the coding sequence ATGAACTACCTAGCCCACCTGCTGCTCTCGCCCGACGACGACCTGGTGCGCCTGGGCAACCTCTCCGGCGACTTCCTGCGGGGCGTCGACGAGGCCGCGCTGCCCGCCGCGCTGCGGCGCGGCCTGGCCCTGCACCGCGAGATCGACCGCTTCACCGACGCGCACCCCGTGGTGGCCGCAAGCCGCGCGCGGGTGCGCCCGCCGCACCCGCGCTTCGCGGGCGTGCGGGTCGACGTGTTCTACGACCACCTGCTGGCCTGCCGCTGGGAGGAGTACGCGCCCGTGCCGCTGGCCGCATTCACCCGCGCCGCCGAGGCCACGCTGGCCCAGCACCACGCGCTGCTGCCGCCCGCGCTCCAGCAGATCGCCCCGGCCATGGCCACCGAGGGCTGGCTCGGCTCGTACCAGACAATGGCGGGCGTCGAGCGGGCGCTCGGGCGCATCCAGGCGCGCATGCGCCGCCCCGCCGATCTGGCCGCCGCCGCCCACGAGCTGCGCGACCAGCGCGCCGCGTTCGAGCGCGATTTCCAGCGCTTCTTCCCCGCGCTACAGCGCCACATGGCCCAGCGCTGGGCGCAGGGGGGCGCTACATCCGGCGAGACATGCCATATATAG
- a CDS encoding TetR/AcrR family transcriptional regulator → MTKKAPEETRAKLIQAAVAIIVGQGVAQLSLSAVAQAAQVSKGGLLHHFPTKEALLNGIDDRSTQIWRQRLDEALAKEPEGQPGRWSRAYIHACFERDPEEQELLRAIARIMSIYPPLIERWRTIYDQMWAEVGDDGLPPGRALSIQAACDGIWIGDLIEVAVIPASQLAAVRADLMRLSYV, encoded by the coding sequence ATGACCAAAAAAGCACCCGAGGAGACGCGCGCCAAGCTCATCCAGGCCGCCGTCGCTATTATTGTTGGGCAGGGCGTGGCGCAGCTCAGCCTCAGCGCGGTGGCCCAGGCCGCCCAGGTGAGCAAGGGCGGGCTACTGCACCACTTCCCCACCAAAGAAGCCCTGCTCAACGGCATCGACGACCGCTCGACCCAGATCTGGCGGCAGCGCCTCGACGAGGCCCTGGCCAAGGAGCCGGAGGGCCAGCCGGGCCGCTGGTCGCGAGCCTACATCCACGCCTGCTTCGAGCGCGACCCCGAAGAGCAAGAGCTGCTGCGAGCCATCGCGCGCATCATGAGCATCTACCCACCGCTGATCGAGCGCTGGCGCACTATCTACGACCAGATGTGGGCCGAAGTCGGCGACGACGGGCTGCCCCCAGGCCGCGCGCTCAGCATCCAGGCCGCCTGCGACGGTATCTGGATCGGCGATCTGATCGAGGTAGCCGTCATCCCCGCATCGCAGCTCGCCGCCGTGCGCGCCGACCTCATGAGGCTCAGCTATGTCTGA
- a CDS encoding macro domain-containing protein — translation MSTLHAERHLPTGQLVQVRLGNLTEEDTDAIVNAANELLLNGAGVAGAILRRGGDIIQDECDAYTEAHGPVPTGRAVATGAGALAARYVIHAVGPIWDGGQRHEPELLRSAIRSSLEIASELGLASVAFPAISSGIFGFPKGQCAQVFLETLPAFFAEQPGSSVREVRLTNIDQETTEIFAQALRALE, via the coding sequence ATGTCCACACTCCACGCCGAGCGACACCTGCCCACGGGGCAGCTCGTCCAGGTGCGCCTGGGCAACCTGACCGAGGAGGACACCGACGCCATCGTCAACGCCGCAAACGAGCTGCTGCTCAACGGCGCGGGCGTGGCCGGGGCCATCCTGCGGCGCGGCGGCGACATCATCCAGGATGAGTGCGACGCCTACACCGAGGCCCACGGCCCCGTGCCGACCGGGCGGGCGGTGGCCACCGGCGCGGGCGCGCTGGCGGCGCGCTACGTCATCCACGCCGTCGGCCCGATCTGGGACGGTGGCCAGCGCCACGAGCCGGAGCTGCTGCGCTCGGCCATCCGCAGCAGCCTGGAGATCGCCAGCGAGCTGGGGTTGGCCAGCGTGGCCTTCCCGGCCATCTCCAGCGGCATCTTCGGCTTCCCCAAGGGCCAGTGCGCCCAGGTATTTCTGGAGACGCTACCGGCGTTCTTCGCCGAGCAGCCGGGCAGCAGCGTGCGCGAAGTGCGCCTGACCAACATCGACCAGGAGACCACCGAGATCTTCGCACAGGCGCTGCGGGCGCTAGAATGA
- a CDS encoding VOC family protein, with translation MTTIHGPDFLALNVPDLDRAAAFYSEVVGLQRAPQSPPGAVLFQTSPVPFAVRVPQGPLGNAPLGHGVALWFRCDSAPELYARLKAHGVELLDEPAPGPFGMTFRFKDLDGYVITMHDKP, from the coding sequence ATGACAACCATCCACGGCCCCGATTTTCTCGCGCTGAACGTGCCCGACCTCGACCGCGCCGCCGCCTTCTACAGCGAGGTGGTGGGGCTTCAGCGCGCGCCGCAGTCGCCGCCCGGCGCGGTGCTGTTCCAGACATCGCCGGTGCCGTTCGCCGTGCGCGTGCCGCAGGGGCCGCTCGGCAACGCCCCGCTGGGCCACGGTGTGGCGCTCTGGTTCCGCTGCGACAGCGCGCCCGAGCTGTATGCGCGGCTCAAGGCGCACGGTGTGGAGCTGCTGGATGAGCCAGCGCCTGGCCCGTTTGGCATGACCTTCCGCTTCAAGGATCTTGATGGCTATGTCATCACGATGCACGATAAGCCCTAG
- a CDS encoding DUF1998 domain-containing protein: MATLKHPCVGDVRPSQVIFSYGVGALIDLPHISVLVMGLNDWNVGGQVSQVIEEERLLETIRVQLGPQVKQLLGPPALSPEDEQIAFANSQNHVGIPVALFPRWLVCPRCQRLAPLSVGLFKRIDDLYHPERTRYVHEGCDASKEKNPVAVPARFLVACEHGHLDDFPWIEFAHRGPTNCRPKLRLIEYGPSGEARDLEVRCETCKASRRLSDAFGDEGRKHMPQCRGRRPHLRDTDPTPCDQHAKTILLGASNLWFASAITALAIPTEPVRLAQLVAEKWSTLANAKTSEFLTFARQMSPDAFRDFIGYTDAQIWDAIERKRAADAAGERPSDIPDLKRSEWEQLAQPASHTPTKDFRLRETAVPSGFADTLARVVLVERLREVRALIGFTRIDAPGEFGEELAAAEVRRAPISRQPPAWVPAAEVRGEGIFIQFREDALAAWLRQGAVQQRDGQFSNAHMRWRQSRHLTPPEAFYPTMRYVLLHSFAHALMRQLVLECGYTAASLRERIYASAPTPDQPADPMAGVLIYTAAPDSEGTLGGLVSLGETAALARHLRAALRDAELCASDPLCAEHEPGLRGTTVHAAACHACLFAPETSCERGNKYLDRAALIPTMEQSTIAFFPPDLKIGLL, from the coding sequence ATGGCAACACTCAAACACCCATGCGTCGGTGACGTGCGCCCCAGCCAAGTCATCTTCAGCTACGGCGTGGGCGCACTAATCGACCTGCCCCATATTTCTGTACTGGTGATGGGGCTGAATGATTGGAATGTCGGTGGTCAAGTCTCACAGGTTATTGAGGAGGAAAGACTGCTCGAAACCATACGTGTGCAGCTTGGCCCACAGGTCAAACAGCTCCTTGGCCCACCCGCGCTCTCACCCGAGGACGAGCAGATAGCCTTCGCCAATTCGCAAAATCACGTTGGTATTCCTGTCGCGCTCTTCCCTCGGTGGCTTGTCTGCCCACGCTGCCAACGCCTTGCGCCGCTGAGCGTCGGTCTATTCAAGCGCATCGACGATCTCTATCACCCCGAACGTACGCGCTATGTACATGAGGGATGCGACGCATCCAAGGAGAAAAATCCTGTTGCCGTGCCCGCCCGCTTCCTGGTCGCCTGCGAGCACGGCCACCTCGACGATTTTCCGTGGATCGAGTTTGCCCACCGTGGCCCGACAAATTGCCGTCCAAAACTCCGTCTGATTGAGTACGGCCCCAGCGGTGAAGCCCGTGACCTGGAGGTGCGCTGCGAAACCTGTAAAGCATCACGCCGCCTCTCCGACGCCTTCGGCGACGAGGGGCGCAAACACATGCCGCAGTGTCGCGGGCGGCGGCCCCACCTGCGTGACACAGACCCCACACCCTGCGACCAGCACGCCAAGACCATCCTGCTGGGCGCGTCCAACCTGTGGTTCGCCAGCGCCATCACCGCGCTGGCTATCCCCACCGAGCCGGTGCGGCTGGCCCAGCTGGTGGCCGAGAAGTGGAGCACGCTGGCCAACGCCAAAACCAGCGAGTTTCTCACCTTCGCGCGGCAGATGTCGCCCGATGCCTTCCGCGACTTTATCGGCTACACCGACGCGCAGATCTGGGATGCCATCGAGCGCAAGCGCGCCGCCGACGCGGCAGGCGAGCGCCCCAGCGACATCCCCGACCTCAAGCGCAGCGAGTGGGAGCAGCTCGCGCAGCCCGCCAGCCACACGCCGACCAAAGACTTTCGCCTGCGCGAGACCGCCGTGCCCAGCGGCTTTGCCGACACGCTGGCGCGCGTGGTGCTGGTCGAGCGGCTGCGCGAGGTGCGCGCCCTGATCGGCTTCACGCGCATCGACGCCCCCGGCGAGTTCGGCGAGGAGCTGGCCGCCGCCGAGGTGCGCCGCGCCCCCATCAGCCGCCAGCCGCCCGCCTGGGTGCCCGCTGCCGAGGTGCGCGGCGAGGGCATCTTCATCCAGTTCCGCGAGGATGCGCTGGCCGCGTGGCTGCGCCAGGGCGCGGTGCAGCAGCGCGACGGCCAGTTCTCCAATGCCCACATGCGCTGGCGGCAGTCGCGCCACCTCACCCCGCCGGAGGCGTTCTACCCCACCATGCGCTACGTGCTGCTGCACAGCTTCGCCCACGCGCTGATGCGCCAGCTCGTGCTGGAGTGCGGCTACACCGCCGCCAGCCTGCGCGAGCGCATCTACGCCAGCGCGCCCACGCCTGACCAGCCCGCCGACCCCATGGCGGGCGTGCTGATCTACACCGCCGCCCCCGACAGCGAGGGCACGCTGGGCGGCCTGGTGAGCCTGGGCGAGACCGCCGCGCTGGCCCGCCACCTGCGGGCGGCCCTGCGCGACGCCGAGCTGTGCGCATCCGACCCGCTCTGCGCCGAGCACGAGCCGGGACTGCGCGGCACCACCGTGCACGCCGCCGCCTGCCACGCCTGCCTGTTTGCGCCCGAGACCTCGTGCGAGCGCGGCAACAAATACCTCGACCGCGCGGCGCTCATCCCAACAATGGAGCAGAGCACTATCGCCTTCTTCCCACCAGACCTTAAGATAGGTTTGCTCTAG
- a CDS encoding steroid delta-isomerase, with protein sequence MSYWDADAEYYAHPNDLLAKGADAIRQRHIARFQEPDLFGQLERRDVLGGFVIDHELVTRNFPGGKAQVKVVAIYELRHGKIARAWFIVGAPTPVE encoded by the coding sequence ATGTCATATTGGGATGCGGATGCAGAGTACTACGCCCACCCCAACGACCTGCTGGCCAAGGGCGCAGATGCCATCCGGCAGCGCCACATCGCGCGCTTCCAAGAGCCGGACCTCTTTGGGCAGCTTGAGCGCCGCGATGTGCTGGGCGGCTTCGTCATCGACCACGAGCTGGTGACGCGCAATTTCCCCGGGGGCAAGGCCCAGGTCAAGGTGGTGGCCATCTACGAGCTGCGCCACGGCAAGATCGCACGGGCCTGGTTTATTGTGGGCGCACCGACGCCGGTGGAGTAA
- a CDS encoding winged helix-turn-helix transcriptional regulator, with protein MYPEVHPRVEHALTEHGRTPQPIFKAMRD; from the coding sequence ATCTACCCCGAGGTGCACCCGCGCGTGGAGCACGCCCTCACCGAGCATGGCCGCACGCCCCAGCCGATCTTCAAGGCCATGCGCGACTGA
- a CDS encoding MarR family transcriptional regulator: protein MSRAAPMTTNGMSHELGYLIKEAQQTIRNKMDKDLAELGLTTPQYSVLSELEEFPGLSSADLARKSFVTPQTMNLIVQKLEERQLVRRYESKTHGKIISTEITAEGAELLALAHQRVREVQAQIFGSLSAGEVATLSSLLKKLRGRG, encoded by the coding sequence ATGTCAAGGGCGGCACCTATGACGACCAATGGAATGAGCCATGAGCTAGGCTACCTGATCAAGGAGGCCCAGCAGACGATCCGAAACAAGATGGACAAAGACCTCGCGGAGCTTGGGCTGACCACGCCGCAGTACTCGGTGCTCTCCGAGCTAGAAGAGTTCCCCGGCCTCTCCAGCGCCGATCTGGCGCGCAAGAGCTTTGTGACGCCGCAGACCATGAACCTGATCGTGCAGAAGCTGGAGGAGCGCCAGCTGGTGCGGCGCTACGAGTCCAAGACCCACGGCAAGATCATTAGCACCGAGATCACCGCCGAGGGTGCCGAGCTGCTGGCCCTGGCGCACCAGCGGGTGCGCGAGGTGCAGGCGCAGATCTTCGGCAGCCTCTCGGCGGGCGAGGTAGCCACGCTCTCCAGCCTGCTGAAGAAGCTGCGGGGGCGCGGCTGA
- a CDS encoding suppressor of fused domain protein — protein sequence MAHNDPRSRVLENYVRWMGEPEEVFAPDELPPHLSPKLGVLRYPHEHFSVYCTAGASMAILPHSKEVYGDNRGVRFEYLFHGPNQQHQRICELLIMLASYPYTQHIIYDSGFIIPIGTPVAPHSNLRYLYLTYPYQDDPHIFTDTPFGQISTPDLLIQTWWAFPISHEEALFVRSHGPTAFDQQCYQRLSQQYDIYNFTRPSLLSER from the coding sequence ATGGCACATAACGATCCGCGCTCGCGCGTCTTGGAAAACTATGTCCGCTGGATGGGAGAGCCAGAAGAGGTATTCGCTCCTGATGAGCTGCCGCCGCACCTCTCGCCCAAACTCGGCGTGCTGCGCTACCCCCACGAGCACTTCTCGGTCTACTGCACCGCAGGCGCAAGCATGGCGATTCTGCCGCACTCAAAAGAGGTCTATGGGGACAATCGTGGGGTGCGCTTCGAGTATCTTTTTCACGGCCCCAATCAGCAGCACCAGCGCATCTGCGAACTGCTGATCATGCTGGCAAGCTACCCCTACACCCAGCACATCATCTACGATTCTGGGTTCATCATCCCTATTGGCACTCCTGTGGCACCTCACTCCAACCTTCGCTATCTCTACCTCACCTACCCCTATCAAGATGACCCGCATATCTTCACCGACACACCGTTTGGCCAGATCTCAACCCCGGATCTGCTCATTCAGACTTGGTGGGCGTTCCCCATCTCGCATGAAGAGGCGCTCTTTGTACGCAGCCATGGGCCTACAGCCTTCGATCAGCAGTGCTACCAGCGGCTGAGCCAGCAGTATGATATCTACAACTTCACACGCCCATCGCTCCTTAGCGAACGATAG